One window of Botrimarina mediterranea genomic DNA carries:
- the trpE gene encoding anthranilate synthase component I translates to MSASSPHRPTYAEFAELAKDADRVPVWRRLVSDALTPVSAFHRLEATGDGPVACLFESVIGGEKVGRYSFLATDPFLLLEASGTKVTRTEFGAGASKPQSFESDNPLETLREEVGKVRVAKPPGLPPFVGGAIGYAGYDTVRYVEHLPNAPEDDRQLPDLAFGFFDHLLVFDNVDKTLTVLVLAKTDASIGKGGSDLKAAYAEACERVDELVARISQPIDELVPTDIDTTGDVTLDFESNFTKKGFEDAVEKCVEYIRAGDIFQVVLSQRLVTPWEHDPLEIYRTLRVVNPSPFMFFVRMPGCTLVGSSPEIMVRVVDGHVTVRPLAGTRRRGKDEAEDQALAEELLADPKERAEHVMLVDLGRNDVGRVAQYGSVQISDVMVIERYSHVMHITSNVTGQLTKDRDAFDALAACLPAGTVSGAPKVRAMEIIDELEPHRRGPYAGAVGYLDFAGDMDTCIALRTIVVANGKAYVQAGAGIVADSVPESEHQETLSKARGLLKAIEITRERLGG, encoded by the coding sequence GTGTCAGCGTCATCGCCTCACCGTCCTACGTACGCCGAGTTCGCCGAGTTGGCGAAAGACGCGGATCGCGTGCCGGTGTGGCGGCGGCTGGTGAGCGACGCGCTGACGCCCGTGTCGGCGTTCCACCGGCTCGAGGCGACCGGCGACGGGCCCGTGGCGTGCCTCTTCGAAAGCGTCATCGGCGGCGAGAAGGTGGGGCGTTACAGCTTCTTGGCGACCGACCCCTTTCTGCTGCTCGAGGCTAGCGGCACAAAGGTCACACGCACCGAATTCGGCGCCGGCGCCAGCAAGCCACAGTCGTTCGAGTCGGACAACCCGCTGGAAACGCTCCGCGAAGAGGTGGGCAAGGTCCGCGTCGCTAAGCCGCCCGGCCTGCCGCCGTTCGTCGGCGGCGCCATCGGCTATGCGGGTTACGACACGGTGCGCTACGTCGAGCACCTGCCGAACGCGCCCGAGGACGACCGCCAGCTGCCGGACCTAGCATTCGGCTTCTTCGATCACCTGCTAGTGTTCGATAACGTCGATAAGACGCTGACGGTCCTCGTTTTGGCGAAGACCGACGCGTCTATTGGAAAGGGGGGTTCCGATCTGAAAGCGGCGTATGCCGAGGCGTGCGAGCGCGTCGACGAACTCGTCGCGCGGATCTCACAGCCGATCGACGAACTCGTGCCGACCGACATCGACACCACCGGCGACGTCACGCTCGACTTCGAGTCGAACTTCACGAAGAAAGGTTTTGAAGACGCGGTAGAGAAATGCGTCGAGTACATCCGCGCCGGGGATATCTTTCAGGTGGTGCTCAGCCAGCGGTTGGTGACGCCTTGGGAGCATGACCCGCTGGAGATCTACCGCACGCTGCGGGTGGTGAACCCGAGCCCCTTCATGTTCTTCGTGCGGATGCCCGGCTGCACGCTGGTCGGCAGCTCGCCGGAGATCATGGTCCGCGTCGTCGATGGCCACGTCACGGTCAGGCCGCTCGCCGGCACGCGCCGCCGCGGCAAGGACGAGGCCGAGGATCAGGCCCTCGCCGAGGAGCTGCTCGCCGACCCCAAGGAACGGGCCGAGCACGTGATGCTCGTCGACCTCGGCCGCAACGACGTCGGCCGCGTCGCCCAGTACGGCTCGGTGCAGATCTCCGACGTGATGGTCATCGAACGTTACAGCCACGTGATGCACATCACGTCGAACGTCACCGGCCAACTCACCAAGGACCGCGACGCGTTCGACGCCCTCGCCGCCTGCCTGCCGGCGGGCACCGTGAGTGGCGCCCCGAAGGTCCGGGCGATGGAGATCATCGACGAGCTCGAACCTCACCGCCGCGGGCCGTACGCGGGGGCCGTCGGCTACCTCGACTTCGCCGGCGACATGGACACCTGCATCGCCCTGCGAACAATCGTCGTCGCGAACGGCAAAGCCTACGTCCAAGCCGGCGCCGGCATCGTCGCTGACAGCGTCCCCGAGAGCGAGCACCAAGAGACGCTGAGCAAGGCGCGAGGGCTCTTGAAGGCGATCGAGATTACGAGAGAGAGGCTGGGTGGCTAG